In a genomic window of Polycladomyces abyssicola:
- the nadC gene encoding carboxylating nicotinate-nucleotide diphosphorylase, which yields MNPLELDAVIRTALNEDVGPGDITTEALAEEHHESAAVFIAKQPGVIAGLPVAERVFRLLDTDVRFERLMEEGDEVAAYTAVARVTGLTRALLTGERVALNFMQRMSGIATVTRQVVRQVEGLDCVILDTRKTTPGLRLLEKYAVRVGGGTNHRYGLSHGVMIKDNHVALAGSLEAAVRRVRERVGHMVQVEVECDTLEQVKEALKLDVDAILLDNMKPAELREAVRLIDGRVWTEASGGITPDNVREVAETGVNGISLGWLTHSAKALDISLDWTGEKGDER from the coding sequence ATGAACCCGTTGGAACTGGATGCCGTCATCCGCACAGCATTGAATGAAGATGTCGGACCGGGAGACATCACAACGGAAGCTTTGGCGGAAGAACATCATGAGAGCGCGGCCGTATTTATTGCCAAACAACCTGGCGTTATCGCCGGTCTGCCTGTGGCGGAACGCGTGTTTCGACTATTGGATACGGATGTGCGGTTTGAACGGTTGATGGAAGAAGGAGACGAAGTGGCGGCATACACCGCTGTAGCCCGCGTAACCGGACTGACGCGCGCCCTGCTCACGGGGGAGCGTGTAGCGCTGAACTTCATGCAGCGGATGAGCGGCATAGCGACAGTGACCCGCCAGGTCGTGCGTCAAGTGGAAGGGTTGGACTGCGTCATCCTCGACACGCGTAAAACGACGCCGGGACTGCGTCTGTTGGAAAAGTACGCCGTGCGAGTCGGCGGCGGCACCAACCACCGGTATGGTCTGAGTCACGGTGTGATGATCAAGGACAATCACGTGGCGCTGGCCGGCAGTTTGGAAGCGGCTGTTCGCCGGGTACGGGAACGCGTGGGCCACATGGTGCAAGTGGAAGTGGAGTGCGACACGCTGGAACAGGTGAAGGAAGCACTGAAACTGGACGTGGATGCCATTCTCTTAGACAATATGAAGCCCGCCGAGCTGAGGGAAGCGGTACGTTTGATCGATGGCCGGGTGTGGACGGAAGCATCAGGCGGTATCACACCGGACAATGTACGAGAAGTCGCAGAAACCGGTGTCAATGGCATTTCGCTCGGCTGGTTGACGCATTCGGCCAAGGCGTTGGACATCAGTTTGGATTGGACAGGAGAAAAGGGGGATGAGCGATGA
- the nadB gene encoding L-aspartate oxidase, which translates to MRTVKTDYIVVGSGIAGLMTGLLLGNTGEVIILTKSREEASNSFRAQGGIAAAVGEGDSPELHREDTLRTGVQHCDPTSVDVLVNMAPKTIQLLTELGAKFDRDGEQWALGREGSHSASRILHAEGDATGAAITRALLRQVAKRPHVHLISHTMVVDLVVSGGECVGVIAADAEAGETLYLARGVVLATGGCGQVYRYTTNDLVSTGDGFAMARRAGVPLMDMEFVQFHPTALAVEQNPMFLVSEAVRGEGATLINDRGEAFMQRYHTWGDLAPRDEVSRAIYSEMQQGRRVFLDAGVIGERFARRFPTIHRYCQTHGIDPASDPIPVTPAAHFIMGGIRTDSYGQTRLSRLFACGEVACTGVHGANRLASNSLLEGAVFSQRVAERMAHLPPREKEPVQVPHVELYTNRKQLDQWKDRIRTIMWVKAGIVRTAQGLAEGLNALREMENEVPVFAWECRNMITVSQAIMQSALWRQESRGGHYRADFPETLEEWAKKHRVV; encoded by the coding sequence ATGCGGACAGTAAAAACGGATTATATTGTGGTGGGCAGTGGTATCGCGGGATTGATGACCGGTCTGTTACTGGGAAATACGGGAGAAGTGATCATACTGACCAAATCACGTGAGGAAGCGAGCAATTCATTTCGTGCGCAAGGCGGGATTGCCGCCGCCGTCGGCGAGGGGGATTCTCCCGAGCTGCATCGGGAGGACACGTTGCGGACGGGCGTTCAGCATTGTGATCCCACATCGGTGGATGTGTTGGTCAACATGGCGCCCAAAACGATTCAACTGCTGACGGAGTTGGGAGCGAAGTTCGACCGTGATGGTGAGCAATGGGCATTGGGTCGTGAAGGTTCCCACAGTGCATCGCGCATTCTGCATGCCGAAGGGGATGCAACGGGTGCGGCAATCACCCGGGCATTGCTCCGGCAGGTGGCGAAGCGGCCGCATGTGCACTTGATCTCCCATACAATGGTTGTGGATTTGGTCGTATCCGGCGGGGAATGTGTAGGCGTAATCGCAGCCGACGCCGAAGCGGGTGAGACGTTGTATTTGGCGCGCGGTGTCGTGCTGGCCACGGGCGGTTGTGGTCAAGTGTACCGCTATACAACAAACGACCTTGTATCCACGGGTGATGGGTTTGCCATGGCGAGACGGGCGGGCGTGCCGCTGATGGATATGGAATTTGTCCAGTTTCATCCCACCGCGTTGGCAGTGGAACAAAATCCGATGTTTTTGGTTTCGGAAGCAGTGCGCGGTGAAGGTGCCACCTTGATCAACGATCGCGGTGAAGCATTCATGCAGCGGTATCATACGTGGGGCGATCTGGCACCGCGTGATGAAGTGTCACGGGCAATTTACAGCGAAATGCAACAAGGACGTCGCGTCTTTCTGGATGCCGGTGTGATCGGTGAACGTTTCGCCCGACGGTTCCCCACGATTCATCGCTATTGCCAAACACATGGAATCGATCCGGCAAGTGACCCGATTCCTGTCACACCTGCCGCACATTTTATTATGGGCGGAATTCGCACCGATTCATACGGGCAAACGCGACTTTCCCGTTTGTTTGCATGCGGGGAAGTGGCATGCACCGGTGTTCACGGTGCCAACCGCCTGGCGAGCAATTCCCTGTTGGAGGGAGCCGTATTTTCCCAGCGTGTGGCGGAACGGATGGCGCACCTGCCACCGCGGGAAAAAGAGCCGGTTCAAGTGCCTCATGTCGAACTGTACACGAATCGTAAGCAATTGGACCAGTGGAAAGATCGAATTCGGACGATCATGTGGGTAAAGGCAGGTATTGTTCGAACGGCGCAGGGCTTGGCCGAAGGGTTGAATGCGTTGCGCGAGATGGAAAACGAAGTACCCGTCTTTGCATGGGAGTGCCGCAATATGATCACTGTGTCGCAAGCCATCATGCAATCGGCTTTGTGGCGTCAGGAAAGCCGCGGTGGACACTATCGGGCGGATTTTCCGGAAACTTTGGAGGAATGGGCGAAAAAACACCGCGTTGTGTAG
- a CDS encoding metal-dependent hydrolase: MSLDTGSHLLFGFTMAGLSYLDPAVSGDPTLAQVVMVGTVVGSNAPDFDSVVRLKGYSAYIRYHRGITHSIPAWFIWPAVIGVPLAAGYQVWDHFWTLYGWILLSVLFHVILDLFNTYGVQIARPFVKKWFHLDILAIFEPFLFVVHLGGLWLWYQGADPRQVFGWVYAITVGYIAVRAWHHHRVIDRVLRETGVEGVCHVLPTFHWFHWLFVVETEDGYYTGRVSGRSVQVEDFYPKAQEHSAIQASMKTDGVRAFLSFAQWVHVTCRELQDGYEVIWSDVRFWYDKKLPFGVNVRLDKKGNVVWQRLGWRKRLWDPPFV; this comes from the coding sequence ATGTCGTTGGATACGGGAAGCCATCTGCTGTTTGGATTCACCATGGCCGGGCTGTCGTATCTCGACCCGGCTGTATCCGGTGACCCGACCCTGGCTCAGGTGGTGATGGTGGGAACGGTGGTGGGTTCCAACGCACCGGATTTTGACAGTGTGGTACGATTGAAGGGATATTCCGCCTACATTCGCTATCACCGGGGTATCACGCATTCGATTCCCGCTTGGTTCATTTGGCCGGCGGTGATCGGGGTTCCATTGGCCGCCGGATATCAAGTGTGGGATCATTTTTGGACGTTGTACGGCTGGATTTTGCTATCCGTCCTCTTTCATGTGATCCTGGATTTGTTCAACACCTACGGGGTGCAAATTGCCCGACCATTCGTGAAGAAATGGTTTCACCTCGATATTTTGGCGATTTTTGAACCGTTCTTGTTTGTGGTGCATTTGGGTGGTTTGTGGTTGTGGTATCAAGGAGCCGACCCGCGTCAGGTGTTCGGCTGGGTGTATGCGATCACTGTCGGGTATATCGCCGTTCGCGCGTGGCATCATCACCGGGTGATCGACCGGGTGCTCAGGGAGACGGGGGTGGAGGGAGTTTGTCACGTTTTGCCCACGTTTCATTGGTTCCATTGGTTGTTTGTCGTAGAGACGGAGGATGGTTATTATACGGGGAGAGTGTCGGGGCGTTCTGTGCAGGTGGAGGATTTCTATCCCAAGGCACAGGAGCATTCGGCAATCCAAGCGAGTATGAAGACGGACGGTGTGCGGGCGTTTCTCAGTTTTGCCCAATGGGTGCACGTCACCTGTCGCGAGTTACAAGACGGGTACGAAGTCATATGGAGCGATGTTCGCTTTTGGTACGACAAAAAGCTGCCGTTCGGCGTCAATGTCCGGCTGGATAAAAAGGGCAACGTCGTGTGGCAGCGGTTGGGCTGGCGCAAACGACTGTGGGATCCACCGTTTGTGTGA
- the nadA gene encoding quinolinate synthase NadA, giving the protein MIDMLTAVHQDLPEEYRTLSDQELDRRITEAKRRLGSDLVILGHHYQRDDVIQFADYRGDSLKLAKIAEKLHDVKYIVFSGVHFMAETADTLTTDEQIVVLPDMKAGCSMADMADIDEVEEAWEVIQEEFGDTVIPVTYVNSTAAIKAFVGRHGGTTCTSSNAEAVLKWAFERKKRILFLPDQHLGRNTAYKMGIPLEQMIIWAPTTGEFEDYHCDREDVRMILWKGHCSVHQKFLPEHVHRVRERDPEMKVIVHPECSFEVVQLADDNGSTDYIIRTIEAAPPGSKWAIGTEVNLVQRLAQEHPEQKIMLLSTTMCPCLTMNRIDRPHLLWALENLVEGNVVNQIKVDPETTHWSKVALDRMLAIQ; this is encoded by the coding sequence ATGATCGACATGTTGACAGCGGTGCATCAGGATTTGCCGGAAGAATACCGCACGCTTTCCGATCAGGAACTGGATCGCCGCATCACGGAAGCGAAGCGACGGCTGGGATCGGACTTGGTGATCCTGGGACATCATTACCAGCGTGATGATGTGATCCAATTCGCCGACTACCGTGGGGATTCGCTGAAACTGGCCAAAATCGCGGAGAAACTGCACGATGTCAAATATATCGTTTTCAGTGGCGTTCACTTCATGGCCGAAACGGCAGACACACTGACCACGGATGAACAGATCGTCGTGTTGCCCGATATGAAAGCGGGTTGCTCCATGGCCGACATGGCGGACATCGATGAGGTGGAAGAAGCGTGGGAAGTGATTCAGGAAGAGTTCGGTGACACGGTTATCCCGGTTACCTATGTCAACTCCACCGCGGCGATCAAGGCGTTTGTCGGTCGTCATGGCGGGACAACCTGCACGTCATCCAACGCGGAGGCCGTGCTGAAATGGGCGTTTGAACGGAAAAAGCGCATCCTGTTCTTGCCCGATCAGCATCTGGGCCGCAACACCGCGTACAAAATGGGCATCCCGCTGGAGCAGATGATTATCTGGGCACCGACGACGGGTGAATTTGAGGATTACCATTGTGATCGGGAAGACGTGCGCATGATCCTGTGGAAGGGGCACTGCTCCGTGCACCAGAAATTCCTCCCCGAGCACGTGCACCGCGTCCGCGAACGCGACCCCGAGATGAAAGTGATCGTTCATCCCGAGTGCTCGTTTGAGGTGGTGCAACTGGCAGATGACAATGGTTCCACCGATTATATTATCCGCACGATTGAAGCCGCCCCGCCGGGAAGCAAATGGGCGATTGGCACAGAGGTCAATCTGGTCCAACGCCTGGCCCAAGAGCATCCGGAACAGAAAATCATGTTGCTCAGCACGACCATGTGCCCCTGCCTGACAATGAACCGGATCGACCGTCCGCATCTGTTGTGGGCTCTGGAAAACCTGGTTGAAGGCAATGTGGTCAACCAGATCAAAGTGGACCCGGAAACCACTCACTGGTCCAAAGTGGCACTGGATCGGATGCTGGCGATCCAATGA
- a CDS encoding VOC family protein gives MFFMFDGKAEEAMNFYTSLFDQSEIISITRYGANEDGEEGKVKHATFSLCGQEFMCIDSSVKHEFTFTPAISLYVKCDTEDEIDRLFEKLTQDGAVLMPLQAYPFSQKFCWVVDKFGVSWQLSLAKS, from the coding sequence ATGTTTTTCATGTTCGATGGTAAGGCTGAAGAAGCAATGAATTTTTATACTTCTTTGTTTGACCAGTCAGAAATAATTAGTATTACTCGTTATGGAGCGAACGAAGATGGTGAAGAGGGGAAGGTGAAACATGCTACCTTTTCACTATGCGGACAAGAGTTTATGTGTATAGATAGTAGCGTAAAGCATGAGTTTACATTTACTCCTGCAATATCATTGTATGTAAAATGTGATACTGAAGACGAGATTGATCGACTCTTTGAGAAGTTAACTCAAGATGGAGCAGTTTTAATGCCATTACAAGCTTATCCATTTAGTCAAAAGTTTTGTTGGGTTGTGGATAAATTTGGTGTTTCATGGCAACTTAGCCTTGCAAAAAGCTAA
- a CDS encoding cysteine desulfurase family protein, whose translation MKRIYLDHAATTPVRPEVRMGILQYMETEFGNPSSLHDWGQHAHDAVEHARRQLLRALGAESPREIVFTGGGTESNNLAIQGAAKKRRHIGRHIITTQIEHPSVLETCRSLKESGFEVTELPVDENGLVRVQDVERALRPDTILISIMAANNEVGTIQPIAEIGRLLHDKHTLFHTDAVQFFGKVPFSVQDLHVDLLTIGGHKIGGPKGVGALYVRKGVRISPIVHGGGHERGMRPGTYNVPAIVGLGIAAELAAREAEETRERLTRLRDRLWRRIETEIGEVRLNGHPEQRLPNNLNLSFHRIEGQAVMLELNRMGVAVSSGSACSAGKHAPSHVLMAMGRSQDEAHQSVRISLGSTTPEEEIDLFVDRLKEVIAYLRSLIR comes from the coding sequence ATGAAACGGATCTACCTGGACCATGCGGCCACCACGCCCGTTCGGCCGGAAGTGCGCATGGGTATTCTTCAATACATGGAAACGGAATTTGGCAACCCCAGCAGTTTACACGATTGGGGACAACACGCCCATGATGCGGTTGAGCATGCGCGGAGACAACTCCTGCGCGCGCTGGGGGCTGAAAGCCCTCGGGAAATCGTGTTCACCGGCGGAGGAACGGAGTCCAACAACCTGGCCATTCAAGGTGCCGCAAAAAAGCGGCGTCACATAGGTCGACACATCATCACCACGCAAATCGAGCACCCGTCGGTGTTGGAAACATGCCGGTCGCTGAAGGAGAGCGGATTTGAGGTAACGGAACTGCCCGTTGATGAAAACGGCCTGGTACGTGTCCAAGATGTGGAACGAGCCCTGCGTCCCGACACCATCTTGATCAGCATCATGGCGGCCAACAATGAAGTGGGAACAATCCAACCGATCGCGGAAATCGGCCGATTGCTCCATGACAAACACACGCTGTTTCACACCGATGCCGTCCAGTTTTTCGGCAAGGTCCCGTTTTCGGTGCAAGATCTTCATGTCGATCTGCTGACCATCGGCGGTCATAAAATCGGCGGGCCCAAAGGGGTCGGCGCGCTGTACGTTCGCAAGGGCGTCCGGATCTCCCCCATCGTTCACGGCGGCGGACACGAACGCGGTATGCGGCCCGGAACCTACAATGTTCCCGCCATCGTCGGTTTGGGAATCGCGGCCGAACTGGCCGCCCGCGAAGCGGAAGAGACCCGGGAGCGACTCACCCGGTTGCGCGACCGGCTCTGGCGTCGGATCGAGACGGAAATCGGGGAAGTACGGTTAAACGGCCATCCCGAACAACGTTTGCCCAACAACCTGAATCTCAGCTTCCACCGCATCGAGGGTCAAGCGGTGATGCTCGAACTTAACCGGATGGGTGTTGCCGTCTCCAGCGGTTCCGCCTGCAGCGCGGGGAAACACGCACCCTCTCACGTGCTGATGGCGATGGGACGCAGCCAGGATGAGGCGCATCAAAGCGTGCGTATTTCACTCGGCAGTACGACGCCCGAGGAAGAGATTGATTTGTTTGTGGATCGGTTAAAAGAAGTCATCGCGTATCTGCGGTCGTTAATTCGGTGA
- a CDS encoding lysophospholipid acyltransferase family protein — MYEWIGRLTKNERRMQMVSHWLRRMPRPLVEWMCRWVGLLLYMVGFALRRKIRENLSRLLPERTTGQIRRIARQYFEHGVLTLYEILVDVPSESIGSRSRFTVEGEEHLRRVLENGKGAILFTPHVGNYFYYYWYFSQRYPCLTVVTAGSEELRPLYLRMQSLGCQGLDYDNTPPLTLLRKLRQHLREGGVILLLGDFWRPNFPPALMFGRKTRSPRGAAQLALQEQVPVIPFYGYRERGLCHRMVIEPPVYLYKYFKSNQTLEATNRLNGFLEKAIRACPEQWFYWFNADRRLDLVGDQVVEGGGSKDDIDPVSVSS; from the coding sequence TTGTACGAATGGATCGGCAGATTGACGAAGAATGAGCGCAGGATGCAGATGGTCTCGCATTGGTTGCGGCGGATGCCGCGTCCATTGGTTGAATGGATGTGCCGATGGGTGGGTTTATTGCTTTATATGGTAGGTTTTGCGTTGAGACGGAAAATCCGGGAAAATCTGTCCCGATTGTTGCCGGAACGAACTACCGGGCAAATCCGTCGCATCGCCCGACAGTATTTTGAGCACGGGGTCCTTACACTGTATGAGATTTTGGTCGATGTACCGTCCGAGTCGATCGGTAGCCGTTCAAGATTTACGGTCGAAGGGGAAGAACATCTGAGACGGGTGCTGGAGAACGGAAAAGGGGCCATTTTGTTTACTCCTCATGTCGGCAATTATTTTTATTATTACTGGTACTTCTCACAACGTTATCCCTGCCTGACCGTGGTAACGGCGGGGAGTGAAGAGCTGCGCCCCCTGTATCTCCGTATGCAATCACTCGGATGCCAAGGATTGGATTATGACAATACCCCGCCACTGACGCTTTTGCGCAAGTTGCGGCAGCATTTGCGCGAAGGTGGTGTCATTCTGCTCTTGGGAGATTTTTGGCGGCCCAATTTCCCGCCTGCTTTGATGTTTGGCAGAAAAACGCGCAGTCCCAGGGGAGCGGCCCAACTGGCTTTGCAAGAGCAAGTACCCGTAATCCCCTTTTACGGATACCGTGAGCGGGGCTTATGTCATCGCATGGTGATCGAACCGCCCGTTTACCTGTACAAGTATTTCAAGTCCAATCAAACTCTGGAAGCGACCAACCGGTTGAACGGTTTTCTGGAAAAAGCAATCCGCGCTTGTCCTGAGCAATGGTTTTACTGGTTTAACGCCGATCGCCGTTTGGATTTGGTGGGCGATCAGGTTGTGGAAGGCGGAGGGAGTAAAGATGACATCGACCCGGTTTCCGTTTCATCATAA
- a CDS encoding sodium:solute symporter, whose amino-acid sequence MQLLDIIVILIYFGTMVVIGVYGSMKAKTTEEYVLAGRNLGFFMFFGCMAAVILGGASTIGTAKLGYQYGISGMWFVVMIGLGILLLGIFMIKPLFGEKVKTISELLGKRYNTETRYLSAIVASIYTLMVSVTQVIGMGTIFHAVLGWDNHLSMLIGGGIVLFYTLLGGMWSVTITDIIQFVIKATGIFAIMLPMSLYAAGGWSNLVSQLPSTHFDVTHIGLTQIFQYFLLYTLGLIISQDIWQRAFTAKTEKISRTGSISAGVFSIAYAIAISIIGMCGVVVIPNIDNPQNIFAAMALKILPPGVLGLVLACVCSALMSTSSGTLLASSTLITNDILKPFFFKKADEKRFMIVSRVVTFLVGLTAIVFAIWIQDVLVALDVAYAILSGAIFVPVVLGFFWKRATAKAGFYSIIISTLVIIAGLAIEGITSTNPIMYGIATSFLVMIILSLITTSKEVVHDETAKRELS is encoded by the coding sequence ATGCAATTGCTTGATATCATTGTCATTCTGATTTATTTTGGTACGATGGTTGTGATTGGTGTATACGGTTCAATGAAAGCCAAAACAACCGAAGAGTATGTCTTGGCCGGAAGGAATTTAGGATTCTTTATGTTCTTTGGTTGTATGGCGGCGGTCATTTTGGGTGGGGCATCTACGATTGGAACCGCAAAACTGGGTTATCAGTATGGAATATCTGGTATGTGGTTTGTAGTAATGATTGGCTTAGGGATACTCCTATTGGGGATTTTTATGATCAAGCCACTATTTGGGGAAAAAGTAAAAACAATCAGTGAATTATTGGGCAAACGTTATAATACCGAAACCAGGTATCTAAGTGCGATTGTGGCTAGTATCTATACGCTCATGGTTTCTGTTACGCAAGTGATTGGAATGGGGACAATTTTTCATGCAGTACTTGGTTGGGATAATCATTTATCCATGCTGATCGGCGGAGGGATTGTACTTTTTTATACACTGCTGGGTGGTATGTGGAGTGTCACCATAACGGATATTATCCAATTTGTGATCAAAGCGACAGGTATTTTTGCCATCATGTTACCCATGAGCTTATATGCAGCAGGTGGCTGGTCAAATTTAGTTTCCCAATTACCCAGTACTCATTTCGATGTGACTCACATTGGATTAACCCAGATATTTCAATATTTTCTGCTTTATACCCTTGGATTGATTATTTCTCAAGATATTTGGCAACGGGCATTTACAGCAAAAACAGAAAAGATTTCTCGTACCGGTAGTATCTCTGCTGGTGTTTTCAGCATTGCTTATGCGATTGCGATTAGTATCATTGGGATGTGCGGCGTTGTTGTCATACCAAACATAGATAATCCGCAAAATATTTTTGCTGCTATGGCGTTAAAAATTCTCCCGCCCGGTGTATTGGGTCTTGTGCTGGCTTGTGTGTGTTCCGCGCTGATGTCAACTTCCTCAGGTACGTTGCTCGCCTCGTCTACTTTAATCACGAATGATATACTCAAACCATTTTTCTTCAAAAAAGCAGATGAAAAGCGATTCATGATCGTATCTCGAGTGGTTACTTTCTTGGTTGGATTGACTGCGATCGTCTTTGCGATTTGGATTCAAGATGTATTAGTTGCACTGGATGTAGCGTATGCGATTCTCTCTGGAGCCATATTCGTACCTGTTGTGTTAGGGTTTTTCTGGAAAAGAGCAACAGCGAAAGCAGGATTTTATTCCATTATCATCAGCACTTTGGTTATCATTGCCGGGTTAGCGATTGAAGGAATTACTTCAACCAATCCGATTATGTACGGAATTGCCACCAGCTTCCTCGTGATGATCATCCTCTCACTGATCACTACGTCGAAAGAAGTTGTTCATGACGAGACAGCCAAGCGGGAGCTTAGTTAG
- a CDS encoding aspartate aminotransferase family protein: MSTSWVAFIEQIDQLLAPSMAKDHPNLPVVKEEGCYYYGADGKRYLDFTSGIAVTNTGHRHPKVVQAIKDEADHLLHGPSGVIMYESILRLADELGKITPEGLNCFFFANSGTEAVEGAIKLAKYVTRRPYVVSFTGCFHGRSMGALSVSTSKSKYRKFLQSNGLTYQIPYANTKECPPGEDPEEFCVRKLERDIKVLFHHQVTPEEVACMILEPVLGEGGYVVPPRAWIRKIREICDRHGILLIFDEVQTGFGRTGEWFAAQTFGVTPDIMAIAKGIASGLPLSATVASRKLMKKWPLGAHGTTFGGNPLACSAALATLEVIKEEKLIENCREMGRYAREKLESMKRNHPVIGEVRSIGLMIGIEIVHPQTGEPNGEGLLNILNRCLQKGVLFYFCGNQGEVIRMIPPLTVTKQQIDEGLGMLDEALTEYEEEFFSILKEMRLN, encoded by the coding sequence GTGTCAACGAGTTGGGTTGCTTTCATCGAACAAATAGATCAATTGCTTGCACCAAGTATGGCAAAAGATCATCCCAACCTGCCGGTAGTGAAAGAAGAAGGATGCTATTACTACGGCGCAGACGGAAAGAGGTATCTTGATTTTACCTCCGGGATCGCCGTGACAAATACCGGACACCGTCATCCCAAAGTGGTTCAGGCGATTAAGGATGAGGCTGATCACCTGTTGCATGGACCGTCGGGAGTGATCATGTATGAATCCATTCTCCGGTTGGCGGATGAATTAGGAAAAATCACACCCGAGGGATTAAACTGCTTTTTCTTTGCCAATAGTGGAACCGAAGCGGTTGAAGGAGCAATCAAACTAGCCAAATACGTCACGAGACGCCCTTATGTCGTATCGTTTACGGGTTGTTTTCATGGGCGTTCCATGGGGGCGTTGAGCGTAAGCACTTCAAAAAGCAAATACCGGAAATTTTTGCAGTCAAACGGTCTTACTTACCAGATTCCTTATGCCAATACAAAAGAGTGTCCGCCAGGTGAAGATCCTGAAGAATTTTGTGTGCGGAAGTTGGAAAGGGACATCAAAGTCCTGTTTCATCACCAGGTTACACCGGAAGAAGTAGCCTGTATGATTCTGGAACCCGTACTGGGAGAAGGGGGTTATGTAGTTCCACCACGAGCCTGGATTCGTAAAATTCGGGAGATTTGCGACCGTCATGGGATTTTGCTCATCTTTGATGAAGTACAAACAGGATTTGGCCGTACAGGAGAATGGTTCGCAGCACAAACATTTGGTGTCACACCCGATATTATGGCGATTGCCAAAGGAATTGCCTCAGGTCTTCCATTAAGCGCCACAGTAGCCTCCCGGAAATTGATGAAAAAGTGGCCGTTAGGAGCGCATGGAACCACATTCGGTGGAAATCCGCTCGCCTGTTCGGCTGCTCTGGCCACCCTTGAAGTAATCAAGGAAGAAAAGTTGATTGAAAATTGCCGGGAGATGGGAAGGTATGCACGTGAGAAACTCGAGTCCATGAAACGCAATCATCCGGTGATCGGTGAGGTTCGCTCGATCGGTTTGATGATCGGAATAGAGATTGTTCATCCGCAGACCGGCGAACCGAATGGAGAAGGGCTCTTAAACATCCTCAACAGATGTTTGCAAAAAGGCGTGTTGTTTTATTTCTGTGGGAATCAGGGTGAAGTGATTCGTATGATCCCGCCGCTTACTGTCACCAAACAGCAAATTGATGAGGGACTGGGAATGCTGGATGAGGCTCTGACAGAGTATGAAGAAGAATTTTTCAGCATCCTGAAAGAGATGAGATTGAATTAG
- a CDS encoding GNAT family N-acetyltransferase, with protein MAKTIETLTPLTVKLAENDEERQQAFRLRYRVFVEEMKNSLLTNSQRLECDHYDPYCDHLIVVKPDCGEVIGTYRLLPGDRARRHCGFYSETEFDLSAFQSEASVTLELGRSCVAPEYRDGKTIQYLWAGIADYLKRHRFRYLIGCASLPSMEREDLNRVYSWLHWKGMLTDEFGIQPLPDRKVEGLELIDITGQEKAIMRTIPPLLKGYGRLGAKLAAQPAYDPIFGTFDWLVVLETSRVIRRYQRHFLEGR; from the coding sequence ATGGCGAAAACGATAGAGACACTCACCCCGCTGACAGTCAAGTTGGCGGAAAATGACGAGGAGCGGCAACAAGCCTTTCGATTGCGTTACCGTGTGTTTGTCGAAGAAATGAAGAATTCGTTACTAACGAATTCCCAACGGTTGGAATGCGATCACTATGACCCGTATTGCGACCATTTGATCGTCGTGAAACCTGACTGCGGGGAAGTGATCGGTACGTATCGTTTGTTGCCGGGTGACCGGGCTCGTCGTCACTGTGGCTTTTATTCCGAAACGGAATTTGACCTTTCCGCTTTTCAAAGTGAGGCATCGGTCACCTTGGAGTTGGGCAGGAGTTGCGTCGCACCAGAATACCGCGACGGAAAAACGATTCAATATTTGTGGGCTGGTATCGCGGATTATCTGAAACGGCACCGGTTTCGGTACCTCATTGGTTGTGCCAGTTTGCCATCAATGGAACGGGAAGATCTGAACCGGGTTTACAGTTGGTTGCATTGGAAGGGGATGTTGACCGACGAATTCGGTATTCAGCCGCTTCCTGACCGGAAAGTGGAAGGGTTGGAACTCATCGACATCACGGGGCAGGAGAAAGCGATCATGCGGACCATTCCTCCATTGCTCAAAGGGTATGGTCGTTTGGGAGCCAAACTGGCGGCCCAGCCCGCATACGACCCGATCTTTGGTACCTTCGATTGGTTGGTGGTGCTGGAAACATCACGTGTGATCCGACGATATCAGCGTCACTTTTTGGAGGGGAGGTAA